A region of Longimicrobium sp. DNA encodes the following proteins:
- a CDS encoding RusA family crossover junction endodeoxyribonuclease encodes MESYEFVIPGRPVSVHARRTPAYQAWKETVLMTALDKWPGIFPFTRFDAYLTIVFVSEERSRIDVDNVIKPIQDAFTGFYYGDDEMVSDVSVHRRRWEDEVADEGLPRLLRAAWEDRIDCVYVRLETTRNLRELL; translated from the coding sequence GTGGAAAGCTACGAGTTCGTGATTCCCGGACGCCCGGTGTCGGTGCATGCACGGAGGACGCCTGCATACCAGGCGTGGAAAGAGACGGTGCTCATGACAGCCCTCGACAAGTGGCCGGGAATCTTCCCGTTCACGCGCTTCGATGCGTACCTCACGATCGTTTTCGTAAGCGAGGAGCGCTCCCGGATCGATGTCGACAACGTCATCAAGCCGATCCAGGATGCCTTCACCGGCTTCTACTACGGCGACGACGAGATGGTCAGCGACGTGTCGGTCCATCGGCGCAGGTGGGAGGACGAGGTTGCCGACGAGGGCCTTCCCAGGCTCCTGCGTGCCGCCTGGGAGGACCGCATCGATTGTGTGTACGTGCGTCTGGAGACCACCCGGAACCTGAGGGAACTGCTATGA
- a CDS encoding vanadium-dependent haloperoxidase, giving the protein MSCFDAYPCDVHEYALKGPQVEPAASYWNFCPQLRLVSIKELLTITDDPSNPGYFPPYPDPCTAEGQDIIKKEMEELLILQKLRDEPCSLVNDTGGCPLLTDSPCKPIDKLPMAFGCRAPISRLLNLQPPPLGAVEVTRLPGQQVIRTGRGLARAFESETPGLFHRHALNYLITTRTWSPPRQALIWAALDIAIASALQAAWYYKWLSPRALTSRRERPIEYAVRNGIPLTVLYDRPDELNPMYYTCPDGRPCAPNPAFSPGTPRHPAYPSGHSTYSGAASTILAYFFGNDATPGVLGNCMVGSTIGQELRNMADNIGMARLWAAVHWRSDHEAGEKLGQVVACLVLRQLASICGGDFDLCPPNQPVLPQCKCDDQPNPCPDDPPPPCDELKAAAEHCAAGCPPCGSSFDFLPDPCGPVVKADAATGVAGTASVQQTGA; this is encoded by the coding sequence ATGAGCTGTTTCGACGCCTACCCGTGCGACGTACACGAGTACGCGCTCAAGGGCCCGCAGGTGGAGCCGGCCGCCAGCTACTGGAACTTCTGCCCGCAGCTGCGCCTGGTGTCCATCAAGGAGCTGCTCACCATCACCGACGATCCCTCCAACCCCGGCTACTTCCCACCCTATCCCGACCCCTGCACGGCCGAAGGGCAGGACATCATCAAGAAGGAGATGGAGGAGCTGCTGATCCTGCAGAAGCTGCGCGACGAGCCATGCAGCCTGGTGAACGACACCGGCGGCTGCCCGCTGCTGACCGACAGCCCGTGCAAGCCCATCGACAAGCTGCCGATGGCGTTCGGCTGCCGCGCGCCCATCAGCCGGCTGCTGAACCTGCAGCCGCCGCCGCTCGGCGCCGTGGAGGTCACGCGCCTGCCCGGGCAGCAGGTGATCCGCACCGGGCGCGGGCTGGCGCGCGCGTTCGAGAGCGAGACGCCGGGGCTCTTCCATCGCCACGCGCTGAACTACCTGATCACCACGCGCACCTGGTCGCCGCCGCGGCAGGCGCTGATCTGGGCGGCGCTCGACATCGCCATCGCCAGCGCGCTGCAGGCGGCGTGGTACTACAAGTGGCTGAGCCCGCGCGCGCTCACCTCGCGCCGCGAGCGGCCCATCGAGTACGCCGTGCGCAACGGCATCCCCCTGACCGTGCTGTACGACCGCCCCGACGAGCTGAACCCGATGTACTACACCTGCCCGGACGGCCGCCCGTGCGCGCCGAACCCGGCGTTCAGCCCGGGCACGCCGCGGCACCCGGCGTATCCGTCGGGGCACAGCACCTACTCGGGCGCGGCCAGCACCATCCTGGCGTACTTCTTCGGCAACGACGCCACGCCGGGCGTGCTGGGCAACTGCATGGTGGGCAGCACGATCGGCCAGGAGCTGCGCAACATGGCCGACAACATCGGGATGGCGCGGCTGTGGGCGGCGGTGCACTGGCGCTCGGACCACGAGGCGGGGGAGAAGCTCGGCCAGGTGGTGGCGTGCCTGGTGCTGCGCCAGCTGGCCAGCATCTGCGGCGGCGACTTCGACCTGTGCCCGCCCAACCAGCCAGTGTTGCCGCAGTGCAAGTGCGACGACCAGCCCAACCCGTGCCCGGACGACCCGCCTCCGCCGTGCGACGAGCTGAAGGCCGCGGCCGAGCACTGCGCGGCCGGGTGCCCGCCGTGCGGGTCGAGCTTCGACTTCCTCCCCGACCCCTGCGGGCCGGTGGTGAAGGCCGATGCGGCCACCGGCGTGGCCGGCACGGCGAGCGTGCAGCAGACCGGCGCGTGA